Proteins found in one Rhodothermales bacterium genomic segment:
- a CDS encoding ATP-dependent DNA helicase RecQ — protein MPTAAPAFTNASIDDALREHFGFESLRRGQREAVASVVAGKNTLVVMPTGAGKSLVYQLSACLLDGVTVVISPLIALMKDQVDALDRRGIPAVALNSSMPVEQQRAGLDALRSGAVRLVYVAPERLRNKSFLRALAEARVALLAVDEAHCVSQWGHDFRPDYLQIAKARHHMGDPPTVALTATATPLVQDDILATLDVDHAERVVTGFNRPNLTFSVQSTPSANDKRRALKAVLDEQTGPGLVYVSTRKQCDDVTRFIRDEVGREVRAYHAGLSDAERTDVQDAFMTGGLDLVVATNAFGMGVDRADVRFVVHWGIPSTLEAYYQEAGRAGRDDNPSEALLLYATQDASLREWFIDQNAPSERDLRALHRHLAREAGGGLATVDQDAVASRVDQHPVGVRVAMSLLERMGVLERGDDQGPLRQYGVGEWNAEQAARVLASSEKRQKAKRQALYRMIRYAEADACRRQMVLDHFGDPEPPEAARCCDNCLVAAEIAAAPSEGELPPFASLPMGSRIALGLLDAAQRLKWSVGRKTLVKLLSGSNAKGMDRREYTESPYYGRLGFMSQDDIDGLYKQLIAAGYLKVVGAEYPVVELTATGRRALAHREAIPIEMPVTGRSASPGSRVETAVQARPLDEIGVDLLGALKAWRTEQAHAQDVPPYVVFNDRTLDAIARARPDSDDALLAIKGIGPAKLERYGADVLRLVAEAAG, from the coding sequence GTGCCGACTGCCGCCCCCGCTTTCACGAATGCCTCCATCGACGACGCGCTCCGCGAGCACTTCGGGTTCGAGTCGCTACGGCGAGGCCAGCGCGAGGCCGTCGCCTCGGTCGTGGCGGGGAAGAACACGCTCGTCGTGATGCCGACGGGGGCGGGGAAGTCGCTCGTCTATCAGCTCTCGGCGTGCCTGCTCGACGGCGTGACGGTCGTGATCTCGCCACTCATCGCGCTGATGAAAGATCAGGTGGACGCGCTCGACCGGCGCGGGATTCCGGCCGTCGCCCTCAACTCGTCGATGCCCGTCGAGCAGCAGCGGGCCGGGCTCGACGCGCTGCGGAGCGGGGCGGTCCGGCTCGTCTACGTCGCGCCCGAGCGGCTCCGCAACAAGTCGTTCCTCCGCGCGCTCGCCGAGGCCCGGGTCGCCCTCCTCGCCGTCGATGAAGCCCACTGCGTGAGTCAGTGGGGCCACGACTTCCGGCCCGACTACCTCCAGATCGCGAAGGCTCGTCACCACATGGGCGACCCGCCGACCGTCGCCCTCACGGCTACGGCGACGCCGCTCGTGCAGGACGACATCCTCGCCACGCTCGACGTCGATCACGCCGAGCGCGTCGTCACCGGCTTCAACCGGCCGAACCTCACGTTCTCCGTCCAGTCCACGCCGTCGGCGAACGACAAGCGCCGCGCGCTGAAGGCCGTGCTCGACGAGCAGACCGGGCCGGGCCTCGTCTACGTCAGCACGCGGAAGCAGTGCGACGACGTGACGCGGTTCATCCGCGACGAGGTCGGTCGCGAGGTGCGTGCGTACCACGCCGGCCTCTCCGACGCCGAGCGGACCGACGTGCAGGACGCGTTTATGACAGGCGGGCTCGACCTCGTCGTCGCGACGAACGCCTTCGGGATGGGCGTGGACCGGGCGGACGTGCGCTTCGTCGTCCACTGGGGGATCCCGTCCACGCTCGAAGCCTACTACCAAGAGGCCGGCCGTGCGGGCCGCGACGACAACCCTTCCGAGGCGCTGCTTCTGTACGCGACGCAGGACGCTTCGCTGCGCGAGTGGTTCATCGACCAGAACGCCCCGTCCGAACGCGACCTCCGCGCGCTCCACCGTCACCTCGCTCGCGAAGCCGGCGGTGGCCTCGCCACCGTCGATCAGGACGCCGTGGCGAGCCGCGTCGATCAGCACCCCGTCGGCGTGCGCGTGGCGATGAGCCTGCTGGAGCGGATGGGCGTGCTGGAGCGCGGCGACGACCAGGGGCCGCTCCGTCAGTACGGTGTCGGGGAGTGGAATGCGGAGCAGGCCGCGCGCGTGCTCGCCTCCTCCGAGAAGCGGCAGAAGGCGAAGCGGCAGGCGCTCTACCGGATGATCCGCTACGCCGAAGCCGACGCCTGCCGCCGTCAGATGGTGCTCGACCACTTCGGCGATCCCGAGCCGCCCGAGGCCGCGCGCTGCTGCGACAACTGCCTCGTCGCTGCCGAGATCGCCGCCGCGCCGAGCGAGGGCGAACTCCCGCCGTTCGCGAGCCTGCCGATGGGGTCGCGCATCGCGCTCGGCCTGCTCGATGCGGCTCAGCGGCTGAAGTGGAGCGTCGGGCGGAAGACGCTCGTGAAGCTGCTCTCGGGCTCCAACGCGAAGGGGATGGACCGCCGCGAGTACACGGAGTCGCCGTACTACGGTCGCCTCGGCTTCATGTCGCAGGACGATATCGACGGGCTCTACAAACAGCTCATCGCGGCGGGCTACCTCAAAGTCGTCGGGGCCGAGTACCCCGTCGTCGAGCTGACGGCGACGGGGCGGCGCGCGCTCGCCCATCGCGAGGCGATTCCGATCGAGATGCCGGTGACGGGGCGCAGCGCGTCCCCCGGCTCCCGGGTCGAGACAGCGGTGCAGGCCCGGCCGCTCGACGAGATCGGCGTGGACCTCCTCGGCGCGCTCAAGGCGTGGCGGACGGAGCAGGCCCACGCGCAGGACGTGCCGCCGTACGTCGTATTCAACGACCGCACGCTCGACGCGATCGCCCGCGCCCGGCCCGACAGCGACGACGCGCTCCTCGCCATCAAAGGCATCGGCCCGGCGAAGCTGGAACGCTACGGCGCGGACGTGCTGCGTCTCGTCGCGGAGGCGGCGGGGTAG
- a CDS encoding type II secretion system F family protein, with amino-acid sequence MGEFRFSGLSTAGQPVQGTVFAPNKRTAHKKVADLADRHKFTLRDLDERVFFRYKIKHPSGKVVTGEQKAFSSEEIESALSRMGMEVLSVQKKLFNTQRPPPNQDVIMFVRLAANLLSEKMPFNEVLNLLTADISSAALKQTIRDINSDLKGGIEAKQAFMKHQDKLGKFTAYMLGVASQSGNMSEIYEATAKFLERRDEFKKSIRSSMIMPAVTILATLGVFIWYIWYIVPATAGLFADFKGIELPPLTAASLVLADWLDHNMMWLLLGIAAVVGGIVAFLRSPKGTFLAHKHMIRMPIMGSLLHKLNIEVFSRVFAILYSGSGQNIEVIKVAAEACGNSYIEHRVKTVTIPMMVAQGADLVRGMEAAGVFTPMAIARFRTGSETGAVRKSAQQMADYYEKETTMKLEVALQSIQTVVSLFIGIIVAGLTVLSAETALIRPGAQDLMGQ; translated from the coding sequence ATGGGAGAGTTTCGATTCAGCGGGCTGAGCACGGCCGGGCAACCGGTGCAGGGCACCGTGTTTGCCCCCAACAAGCGGACGGCGCACAAGAAGGTCGCCGACCTCGCCGACCGCCACAAGTTCACGCTCCGCGACCTCGACGAGCGCGTGTTCTTCCGCTACAAGATCAAGCACCCGAGCGGGAAGGTCGTCACCGGGGAGCAGAAGGCGTTCTCGTCGGAGGAGATCGAGTCGGCGCTCTCGCGGATGGGGATGGAGGTGCTCTCCGTCCAGAAGAAGCTCTTCAACACGCAGCGGCCCCCGCCGAACCAGGACGTCATCATGTTCGTCCGCCTCGCGGCCAACCTCCTCTCGGAGAAGATGCCGTTCAACGAGGTGCTCAACCTCCTCACGGCCGACATCTCTTCGGCGGCGCTGAAGCAGACGATCCGTGACATCAACTCTGACCTCAAGGGCGGCATCGAGGCCAAGCAGGCCTTCATGAAGCACCAGGACAAGCTCGGCAAGTTCACGGCCTACATGCTCGGCGTGGCGTCGCAGTCCGGCAACATGAGCGAGATCTACGAGGCTACGGCCAAATTCCTCGAGCGGCGCGACGAGTTCAAGAAGAGCATCCGCTCGTCGATGATCATGCCGGCGGTGACGATCCTCGCGACGCTCGGCGTGTTCATCTGGTACATCTGGTACATCGTCCCCGCTACCGCCGGCCTCTTCGCCGACTTCAAAGGCATCGAGCTCCCGCCGCTGACTGCGGCCTCGCTCGTGCTCGCGGACTGGCTCGACCACAACATGATGTGGCTCCTGCTCGGGATCGCGGCCGTCGTGGGCGGTATCGTCGCCTTCCTGCGGAGCCCGAAGGGGACGTTCCTCGCGCACAAGCACATGATTCGGATGCCCATCATGGGCAGCCTCCTGCACAAACTCAACATCGAGGTGTTCAGCCGCGTCTTCGCGATCCTCTACTCGGGGAGTGGGCAGAACATCGAGGTCATCAAGGTGGCCGCCGAGGCATGCGGTAACTCATACATCGAGCACCGCGTGAAGACGGTGACGATCCCGATGATGGTGGCGCAGGGTGCCGACCTCGTCCGCGGGATGGAGGCCGCCGGCGTCTTCACCCCGATGGCGATTGCCCGCTTCCGCACGGGCTCCGAGACCGGGGCCGTGCGCAAGAGCGCGCAGCAGATGGCCGACTACTACGAGAAGGAGACGACGATGAAGCTGGAGGTGGCGCTCCAGTCGATCCAGACCGTCGTGTCGCTCTTCATTGGCATCATCGTGGCCGGCCTCACCGTGCTCTCGGCCGAAACGGCGCTGATCCGCCCCGGCGCGCAGGACCTCATGGGCCAATAA
- a CDS encoding LTA synthase family protein, producing MTLLIAVFVTGFIALSVRLQGRHPLVTGIAGVAFAVAVFVGGAFLLPWWVKGWVSGRTFSYLRWDLLAVLAAFLFSTAILTYVRGVGQRVAQGAIGLAALVWVLFYLVEASVLATTGIAGSYFMLQDLVVRPFEVLPLLVSELEWVHVAILGGPLVTVLSAPHVARLCSQASAPGRQRAVIQDRYGMRRMWWVGGAFAALVAFAPVSSEIPVETSMSRFVQMASYEIAGEEAALSPNGVEGFDTRSLYLAATDSTRAKNVVVIVMESIRSRSMSLYNDELDTTPFLDSLARYSLVAERFYTPVSYTNKSIVSLFGGIYPGPEGYLLEGEALPGGIPARGLPSLLDDHGYRSAFFTPAIMAFERKDVILANLGFDEMYGDSSYPKAGFAQKAYFGYEDRVALDATLDWVEDADVSGEPFLLGLLTLSSHHPYDLPPSFETRPYGTGDPDLEAYLNSIRYTDSFVRDLMAGFEKRGLLDKTVFIVVGDHGEAFGEHSQRMHGDVLWDEALQIPALVYAPGIVPAGRISGARSSIDIVPTVLDVLNLDAQGATLPGVSLLEPNPADRTLFHACRNARAGLAVRKDSLKYVYWIRRPTQVFNTAQDPEERFDIAADIPHEQVRRVESEARTWYFYNEQAYEAARVDAAFRKEDRLAWRSENEARYERAKYWQEE from the coding sequence TTGACGCTGCTGATCGCCGTCTTCGTGACCGGGTTCATTGCGCTCAGTGTGCGGCTTCAGGGCCGCCATCCCCTCGTCACCGGGATAGCGGGAGTTGCATTTGCGGTGGCCGTGTTCGTCGGGGGGGCGTTCCTGCTTCCGTGGTGGGTCAAGGGATGGGTGTCAGGGAGGACGTTTAGCTATCTCCGCTGGGACTTGCTGGCGGTGCTGGCGGCGTTCTTGTTCAGCACAGCGATTCTTACGTATGTCCGCGGGGTGGGGCAGAGAGTGGCTCAAGGGGCGATAGGCTTGGCGGCGTTGGTCTGGGTGCTCTTCTACCTCGTTGAAGCTAGCGTCCTCGCCACAACGGGGATCGCGGGGAGCTATTTCATGCTGCAGGATCTCGTGGTGCGGCCGTTCGAAGTACTCCCCCTACTCGTCAGCGAGCTCGAATGGGTGCATGTTGCCATCCTCGGAGGCCCGCTCGTGACGGTGCTCTCCGCTCCGCATGTGGCGCGGCTATGCTCCCAAGCGAGCGCTCCGGGTAGGCAGAGAGCCGTGATTCAGGACCGCTACGGCATGAGGCGTATGTGGTGGGTAGGAGGGGCGTTTGCCGCCCTCGTGGCGTTCGCCCCCGTCTCGTCCGAGATCCCCGTCGAGACCTCGATGAGCCGCTTCGTCCAGATGGCATCCTATGAGATCGCGGGCGAGGAGGCCGCCCTCTCGCCGAACGGCGTAGAGGGATTCGATACGCGAAGCCTCTACCTCGCTGCGACGGACAGCACCCGGGCGAAGAACGTAGTCGTCATCGTGATGGAATCGATCCGCAGCCGATCGATGAGCCTCTACAACGACGAACTCGATACGACTCCGTTTCTGGACTCGCTCGCCCGCTACAGCCTCGTGGCCGAGCGCTTCTACACACCCGTGTCCTACACGAACAAGTCGATTGTGAGCCTGTTTGGGGGGATTTATCCCGGCCCGGAAGGCTACCTGCTCGAGGGCGAAGCCTTGCCCGGAGGCATTCCAGCGCGGGGTCTCCCATCTCTCCTCGACGATCACGGGTACCGCAGCGCGTTCTTCACCCCCGCCATCATGGCGTTCGAGCGCAAAGACGTCATCTTAGCCAACCTCGGATTCGACGAGATGTACGGGGACAGCAGCTACCCCAAAGCGGGGTTCGCCCAGAAAGCGTACTTCGGATACGAAGACCGAGTCGCGCTCGACGCCACCCTCGACTGGGTCGAGGACGCCGACGTTTCGGGCGAGCCGTTCTTGCTCGGGCTCCTGACCCTTTCTTCGCATCACCCCTATGACTTGCCGCCATCTTTCGAGACGCGTCCATACGGGACCGGCGACCCGGATCTTGAGGCGTACCTCAACTCCATTCGTTACACGGATAGCTTCGTCCGAGATCTGATGGCCGGGTTCGAGAAGCGCGGACTCCTCGACAAAACGGTATTCATCGTGGTCGGCGATCATGGCGAGGCCTTCGGCGAGCACAGCCAGCGGATGCACGGCGATGTGTTGTGGGACGAGGCGCTTCAGATCCCCGCGCTCGTGTACGCTCCGGGGATCGTCCCAGCCGGACGCATCTCCGGCGCCCGATCCAGCATCGATATCGTACCGACCGTCTTGGACGTGCTCAACCTCGATGCACAGGGGGCGACTCTGCCTGGCGTGTCTCTCCTCGAACCCAATCCGGCTGACCGCACGCTCTTCCACGCCTGCCGAAATGCGAGAGCCGGGCTGGCTGTCAGGAAGGATTCGCTGAAGTACGTCTACTGGATTCGCAGGCCGACTCAGGTCTTCAACACGGCACAGGACCCGGAAGAACGGTTCGACATCGCTGCAGATATCCCGCACGAGCAGGTCAGGCGGGTGGAGTCCGAGGCCCGCACGTGGTACTTCTACAACGAGCAGGCATACGAAGCGGCGCGGGTGGATGCCGCGTTCAGAAAGGAAGACCGGCTGGCATGGCGTTCGGAAAACGAGGCGCGCTACGAGCGGGCGAAGTATTGGCAGGAAGAGTGA
- a CDS encoding Uma2 family endonuclease — protein MHDSPALIDSAAAVLALAPRERLFTAEEYHALARAGVLTEDDRVELINGRIVTMSPIGPPHLHAVNRITELFARRLYARDEPQARLSVQNSIHLGHRNEPEPDLALLRPDAPQDRVPTPEDVLLVIEVADSSAEVDRRVKRPLYAAFGIAEVWIVYLTDGYVEVCREPGDEDYVDIVRMTPGHTLTVAALPDLPGIPVADILGR, from the coding sequence ATGCACGATTCGCCCGCCCTCATCGATTCGGCCGCCGCCGTGCTTGCCCTCGCCCCCCGCGAGCGCCTGTTCACGGCGGAGGAATACCACGCCCTCGCCCGCGCCGGCGTGCTCACCGAGGACGACCGCGTCGAACTCATCAACGGACGCATCGTCACCATGTCCCCCATCGGCCCGCCGCACCTCCACGCCGTCAACCGCATCACTGAGCTTTTCGCCCGCCGCCTCTACGCCCGCGACGAGCCCCAAGCGCGTCTCAGCGTGCAGAACTCGATCCACCTCGGGCATCGGAACGAGCCCGAGCCGGACCTTGCGCTCCTCCGGCCCGATGCACCGCAGGACCGCGTCCCGACGCCGGAGGACGTGCTGCTCGTCATCGAGGTCGCCGATTCGTCGGCGGAGGTGGACCGCCGGGTCAAGCGCCCGCTCTACGCCGCATTCGGTATCGCCGAAGTGTGGATCGTGTACCTCACCGACGGCTACGTCGAGGTGTGTCGCGAACCGGGCGACGAGGACTACGTCGACATCGTCCGAATGACGCCGGGCCACACGCTGACCGTCGCCGCGCTGCCGGATCTGCCGGGCATCCCCGTCGCCGATATACTCGGGCGATAG
- a CDS encoding TIGR02757 family protein — translation MADAALKSYLDGLVDRYERRAFIADDPIAIPHGFDDARDREVIGLYAALLAWGRRVTIMAKLADLCERMRFRPYTFVRDFDPDRDGPRLAGFKHRTFQPADAVALTHALSVLLREHGSLEAVFAERLPPDARNVGPAIQGFSERVLTARPDTPPRLRKHLARPDTGSAAKRLCMYLRWMVRPGPVDFGLWTRITPAQLVLPLDVHSGRQARALGLLDRKQDDWRAALELTMRCRAFDPADPCRYDFALFGSGAYGHEHPAELLV, via the coding sequence ATGGCCGACGCTGCACTCAAATCCTACCTCGATGGCCTCGTCGACCGCTACGAGCGGCGGGCGTTCATCGCCGACGACCCCATCGCGATCCCGCATGGCTTCGACGACGCGCGCGACCGCGAGGTGATCGGGCTCTACGCCGCCCTCCTCGCGTGGGGCCGCCGCGTGACGATCATGGCGAAGCTGGCCGACCTCTGCGAACGGATGCGGTTCCGCCCCTACACGTTCGTCCGCGACTTCGACCCGGACCGCGATGGCCCTCGGCTCGCCGGGTTCAAACACCGCACATTCCAGCCAGCGGACGCCGTCGCGCTGACGCACGCGCTTTCCGTCTTGCTGCGCGAGCACGGATCGCTCGAAGCCGTGTTCGCCGAGCGCCTCCCCCCCGACGCTCGTAACGTCGGCCCCGCCATCCAGGGTTTCAGCGAGCGCGTGCTGACCGCCCGGCCGGACACGCCGCCTCGACTCCGCAAGCACCTCGCCCGCCCCGACACCGGCAGCGCCGCCAAGCGGCTCTGCATGTACCTCCGCTGGATGGTCCGCCCCGGGCCCGTCGACTTCGGGCTCTGGACCCGCATCACCCCGGCCCAGCTCGTCCTCCCGCTCGACGTGCATTCCGGTCGCCAGGCCCGAGCCCTCGGGCTCCTCGACCGTAAGCAGGACGACTGGCGCGCGGCCCTCGAACTCACGATGCGCTGCCGCGCCTTCGACCCGGCGGACCCGTGCCGCTACGACTTCGCCCTCTTCGGCTCCGGCGCCTACGGCCACGAGCACCCGGCGGAATTGCTGGTCTGA
- a CDS encoding DUF4342 domain-containing protein gives MSKNPNSPSKKASEAIEEIKLAGNQLVDRVRDLIEEGNVRHIRIKKEDRVLLEVPMTVGVGAGAAAVLLSPVLAALGALAALLTDVTIVVERDPDADHVSGKPTETPASKPVTPKDGPDKTIG, from the coding sequence ATGAGCAAGAACCCTAACTCCCCCTCGAAGAAAGCTAGCGAGGCCATTGAAGAGATCAAGCTCGCGGGCAACCAGCTCGTGGACCGCGTGCGCGACCTGATCGAAGAGGGTAACGTCCGCCACATCCGCATTAAGAAGGAGGACCGCGTCCTCCTCGAAGTCCCGATGACGGTGGGTGTCGGGGCCGGCGCGGCCGCCGTCCTGCTCTCCCCCGTGCTCGCGGCCCTCGGCGCCCTCGCCGCCCTCCTGACCGACGTGACGATCGTCGTCGAGCGCGACCCCGATGCCGACCACGTCTCCGGGAAGCCGACCGAGACGCCGGCGTCGAAGCCCGTGACGCCGAAGGACGGGCCGGACAAGACCATCGGCTGA
- the hisB gene encoding imidazoleglycerol-phosphate dehydratase HisB gives MAPFSPRSARVERATAETRVSVDLALDGGDYDNATGVGFLDHMLDLFARHGGFGLTVRCEGDLHVDDHHTVEDVGIALGQAFAEALGDKAHVNRYGDALVPMDETLARCAVDLSGRFYLVFDAAFDRATVGDLSTEMVRHFFYSLAEHARMNLHLAVLYGGNDHHRAEALFKAAARALRHAVRRDTANAAMPSTKGTL, from the coding sequence ATGGCCCCCTTCTCCCCTCGCTCCGCCCGCGTCGAGCGCGCCACCGCCGAAACCCGCGTCTCCGTCGACCTTGCGCTCGACGGCGGCGACTACGACAACGCCACGGGCGTTGGCTTCCTCGATCACATGCTCGACCTCTTCGCCCGTCACGGCGGCTTCGGCCTCACCGTCCGCTGCGAAGGCGACCTCCACGTGGACGACCACCACACCGTCGAGGATGTCGGCATCGCGCTCGGGCAGGCGTTCGCCGAAGCGCTCGGCGACAAGGCCCACGTCAACCGCTACGGCGACGCGCTCGTGCCGATGGACGAGACGCTCGCCCGCTGCGCCGTCGATCTCTCCGGCCGGTTCTATCTCGTGTTCGACGCCGCCTTCGACCGCGCCACCGTCGGCGACCTCTCGACGGAGATGGTGCGGCACTTCTTCTACAGCCTCGCCGAGCACGCCCGCATGAACCTCCACCTCGCGGTCCTCTACGGCGGGAACGACCACCACCGCGCCGAGGCCCTCTTCAAAGCCGCCGCCCGCGCCCTCCGCCACGCCGTTCGCCGTGACACCGCCAACGCCGCCATGCCGTCCACGAAGGGCACGCTGTAG
- a CDS encoding ATPase, T2SS/T4P/T4SS family, translated as MSDSRNPDDSSLSTFGFRVQSMMDEEQESADGWVSLNNLSAPAEPPSSAPARHEGRPSQASRPGTPESAPAGSPLHGSDAAKLGGDGASTPAQPAAPSAYGRSQDRVIQALLSKGMVTPQLVEESAEAKRKSALREPLWRVLADNPKVDRDTVFAQAALTYAFRIAPVKDRKPEPDFAKTVLDSFTEELRDELINLNIAPYAYAQEHGSGLLKLIFITDDPMRPDLQRLMHALDLDRFEMSYAPRIVVRGVLEKAYPRKNVYLERIREDEGDQAAVDFGMSFENKENKLLDEEALEAEISRSSLINLVEALLIESVRMGASDIHVYPNAKRKIEIHFRVDGRLQRWHTEEKGHPEALLAVLKDNAINVDRFERDTAQDGFIQRWIDDTLIRYRVSVLPIANANPDVRAESIVIRVLDDRKVMTDLSKLGLLPFAQEQFNKAIRQPNGMVILTGPTGSGKSTTLVAALSQVVSPEVNVLTVEDPVEYMIPGVRQIKLSHKLSLEGALRAILRHDPDIVMVGEMRDKDTAELGVKLANTGHLTFSTLHTNDAPSAISRLYKMGLEPFLIAYAINLVVAQRLMRTLCPDCKEVDDDVDVVLAKQLGFTDEMLADMTIYRAGNDKDCVACKGRGYKGRRAVAEALYFSPRIREMIVEAGDTIDEDGLKAQAVKEGMLTLQASARELVKMHETSLDEMLRVTAGDV; from the coding sequence ATGTCCGACAGCCGGAACCCCGACGACTCCTCGCTCAGCACCTTCGGCTTCCGCGTTCAATCCATGATGGACGAGGAGCAGGAGTCGGCCGATGGTTGGGTATCGCTCAACAACCTGAGCGCGCCGGCCGAGCCGCCGTCCAGCGCCCCTGCGCGACACGAGGGGCGCCCGTCTCAGGCGTCGCGCCCGGGCACGCCCGAGTCCGCGCCGGCCGGCAGCCCCCTTCACGGCTCCGACGCCGCCAAGCTGGGCGGCGACGGCGCGAGCACGCCCGCGCAGCCGGCGGCTCCGTCCGCGTACGGTCGGTCGCAGGACCGCGTGATCCAGGCCCTCCTCAGCAAGGGGATGGTCACGCCCCAACTCGTCGAGGAGTCGGCGGAGGCGAAGCGGAAGAGCGCGCTCCGGGAGCCGCTCTGGCGCGTGCTCGCGGACAACCCGAAGGTGGACCGCGACACGGTCTTCGCGCAGGCGGCGCTCACGTACGCTTTCCGCATCGCTCCCGTCAAAGACCGGAAGCCGGAGCCGGATTTCGCTAAGACCGTGCTCGACTCGTTCACCGAGGAGCTGCGCGACGAGCTGATCAACCTGAACATCGCGCCCTACGCGTATGCGCAGGAGCACGGGTCGGGCTTGCTCAAGCTCATCTTCATCACCGACGACCCGATGCGGCCGGACCTCCAGCGGCTGATGCACGCGCTGGACCTCGACCGCTTCGAGATGTCGTACGCCCCGCGCATCGTCGTGCGCGGCGTGCTGGAGAAGGCGTACCCGCGGAAGAACGTCTACCTCGAACGCATCCGCGAGGACGAAGGCGACCAGGCCGCCGTCGACTTCGGGATGAGCTTCGAGAACAAGGAGAACAAGCTGCTCGACGAGGAGGCGCTCGAGGCGGAGATCAGCCGGAGCTCGCTTATCAACCTCGTCGAGGCCCTCCTCATCGAGTCGGTGCGGATGGGCGCGAGTGACATCCACGTCTATCCGAATGCCAAGCGCAAGATCGAGATCCACTTCCGCGTGGACGGCCGGCTCCAGCGCTGGCACACCGAGGAGAAGGGCCACCCCGAGGCGCTCCTCGCCGTGCTGAAAGACAACGCCATCAACGTGGACCGCTTCGAGCGCGACACGGCGCAGGACGGCTTCATCCAGCGCTGGATCGACGACACCCTCATCCGCTACCGCGTGAGCGTGCTCCCGATCGCGAACGCGAACCCCGACGTCCGCGCCGAGTCCATCGTCATCCGAGTCCTCGACGACCGGAAGGTGATGACGGACCTCTCCAAGCTCGGCCTCCTGCCCTTCGCGCAGGAGCAGTTCAACAAGGCCATCCGCCAGCCCAACGGCATGGTGATCCTCACCGGCCCGACGGGCTCGGGGAAGTCGACGACGCTCGTGGCCGCGCTCAGTCAGGTCGTTAGCCCCGAGGTCAACGTGCTGACGGTCGAGGACCCGGTGGAGTACATGATCCCCGGCGTCCGCCAGATCAAGCTCTCGCACAAGCTCAGTCTCGAGGGCGCCCTCCGCGCCATCCTCCGCCACGACCCCGACATCGTGATGGTCGGCGAGATGCGTGACAAGGACACGGCGGAACTCGGCGTGAAGCTCGCCAACACGGGCCACCTCACGTTCTCCACGCTCCACACAAACGACGCGCCGAGCGCGATCTCGCGTCTCTACAAGATGGGGCTGGAGCCGTTTCTCATCGCCTACGCCATCAACCTTGTCGTCGCCCAGCGGCTCATGCGCACGCTCTGCCCCGATTGCAAGGAGGTCGACGACGACGTGGATGTCGTGCTCGCCAAGCAACTCGGGTTCACGGACGAGATGCTGGCGGACATGACGATCTACCGGGCGGGCAACGACAAGGATTGCGTGGCGTGCAAGGGCCGGGGCTACAAGGGGCGCCGCGCCGTGGCCGAGGCGCTCTACTTCTCGCCCCGCATCCGCGAGATGATCGTCGAGGCCGGCGACACGATCGACGAAGACGGGCTCAAGGCGCAGGCGGTGAAGGAAGGGATGCTGACGCTCCAAGCGTCCGCTCGTGAGCTCGTCAAGATGCACGAGACCTCGCTCGACGAGATGCTCCGCGTGACGGCCGGCGACGTGTGA